A single genomic interval of Gopherus evgoodei ecotype Sinaloan lineage chromosome 11, rGopEvg1_v1.p, whole genome shotgun sequence harbors:
- the ABCB6 gene encoding ATP-binding cassette sub-family B member 6, mitochondrial isoform X1: MGGLSPGRMVVVGSYCPGNGTISQPWTQQGFSPCFYFTLVPTVLLSVCLLLGALQYACYARFGRAMEPKHIPRSRLYHAQVFLSLLLAVQPLGALLWQGLAAGPLYGYALLYGCLSAGGWGCALGLLQLEHTRVLAQDRTRGHGTVLLLFWALAFAAENLALVSWRSPLWWWSLGDAPQKVQFSLWVLRYVCTFTLFVLGMKAPGLPHKPYMLLVNEDERDVENRQVGPPVPRRCWGGGCRGAEVVTTTGQCWVIAVVCEVSILLGKGSVGPTGSLGW; this comes from the exons ATGGGGGG CCTCTCACCCggcaggatggtggtggtggggagttaCTGCCCGGGGAACGGCACCATCTCCCAGCCATGGACGCAGCAGGGGTTCTCCCCCTGTTTCTACTTCACGCTGGTGCCCACGGTGCTGCTGAGCGTCTGCCTCCTGCTAGGCGCCCTGCAGTACGCCTGCTACGCCCGCTTCGGCCGCGCCATGGAGCCCAAGCACATCCCCCGCTCACGCCTCTACCACGCGCAGGTGTTCCtctcgctgctgctggcggtgcaGCCCCTCGGCGCCCtcctgtggcaggggctggctgcgggcccGCTGTACGGCTACGCGCTGCTGTACGGCTGCCTCtcggctgggggctggggctgcgcccTCGGCCTCCTGCAGCTGGAGCACACCCGGGTGCTGGCACAGGACAGGACCAGAGGCCACGGCACCGTCCTGCTGCTCTTCTGGGCGCTGGCCTTTGCCGCCGAGAACCTGGCCCTGGTGTCCTGGAGGAGCCCCCTCTGGTGGTGGTCCCTGGGAGACGCCCCTCAGAAG GTGCAGTTCAGTCTGTGGGTGCTGCGATATGTCTGCACCTTCACCCTCTTCGTGCTGGGGATGAAGGCCCCTGGGCTGCCGCACAAGCCCTACATGCTGCTGGTGAACGAGGATGAGCGCGATGTGGAGAACAGGCAGGTGGGTCCCCCTGTCCCTCGcaggtgttggggggggggctgcaggggggcggAGGTCGTCACCACAACAGGGCAGTGTTGGGTTATCGCAGTGGTTTGTGAGGTGTCAATCCTGCTGGGAAAGGGTTCAGTGGGTCCTACTGGCTCACTGGGGTGGTAG
- the ABCB6 gene encoding ATP-binding cassette sub-family B member 6, mitochondrial isoform X2 has product MVVVGSYCPGNGTISQPWTQQGFSPCFYFTLVPTVLLSVCLLLGALQYACYARFGRAMEPKHIPRSRLYHAQVFLSLLLAVQPLGALLWQGLAAGPLYGYALLYGCLSAGGWGCALGLLQLEHTRVLAQDRTRGHGTVLLLFWALAFAAENLALVSWRSPLWWWSLGDAPQKVQFSLWVLRYVCTFTLFVLGMKAPGLPHKPYMLLVNEDERDVENRQVGPPVPRRCWGGGCRGAEVVTTTGQCWVIAVVCEVSILLGKGSVGPTGSLGW; this is encoded by the exons atggtggtggtggggagttaCTGCCCGGGGAACGGCACCATCTCCCAGCCATGGACGCAGCAGGGGTTCTCCCCCTGTTTCTACTTCACGCTGGTGCCCACGGTGCTGCTGAGCGTCTGCCTCCTGCTAGGCGCCCTGCAGTACGCCTGCTACGCCCGCTTCGGCCGCGCCATGGAGCCCAAGCACATCCCCCGCTCACGCCTCTACCACGCGCAGGTGTTCCtctcgctgctgctggcggtgcaGCCCCTCGGCGCCCtcctgtggcaggggctggctgcgggcccGCTGTACGGCTACGCGCTGCTGTACGGCTGCCTCtcggctgggggctggggctgcgcccTCGGCCTCCTGCAGCTGGAGCACACCCGGGTGCTGGCACAGGACAGGACCAGAGGCCACGGCACCGTCCTGCTGCTCTTCTGGGCGCTGGCCTTTGCCGCCGAGAACCTGGCCCTGGTGTCCTGGAGGAGCCCCCTCTGGTGGTGGTCCCTGGGAGACGCCCCTCAGAAG GTGCAGTTCAGTCTGTGGGTGCTGCGATATGTCTGCACCTTCACCCTCTTCGTGCTGGGGATGAAGGCCCCTGGGCTGCCGCACAAGCCCTACATGCTGCTGGTGAACGAGGATGAGCGCGATGTGGAGAACAGGCAGGTGGGTCCCCCTGTCCCTCGcaggtgttggggggggggctgcaggggggcggAGGTCGTCACCACAACAGGGCAGTGTTGGGTTATCGCAGTGGTTTGTGAGGTGTCAATCCTGCTGGGAAAGGGTTCAGTGGGTCCTACTGGCTCACTGGGGTGGTAG